The Erigeron canadensis isolate Cc75 chromosome 1, C_canadensis_v1, whole genome shotgun sequence genome segment TTAGGCAGAGTTCCAGCCTAGCTTATTAAGGGTCAGCTATAATTACCTTTATTAAAAGGTGATGAACATCTTAAAACTTGAAGGTCTTTTTTAGGATACTGCAGTTCTTCCTGACCTCCCTTGTTCTGCTTACTCTTCCTACATGATAATGGTCAGGGTCAGGGTTAGGTTTACAAACCTGTGTTTATTTAGTGGAGACATTTTTGGTACGTTTATAGCTTTAGGTCCTTAAGGTATCATTTACATCATCTTCAAGCTATATATTTTACTACTCTGTTTTATTTTGTTCCCCAACCAGATCTATGATGGCTAGGACACTAGTCTCAAGCTATGCAGTTCTTCTAAACGGGACTTCACTTTTACCCCTGTTGATGTTTATGTGACGATTGAACAGATTACATTACGACGGACGTGGTCAAAAATGCCTCTATGGCATAAGACAAAGTTGATGTATTCCATGATGTTCCAATCAATATTTTTACCTAGCCCTACGCGTCTTAACGAAATGGTACATGCCTCATTCTCATATCAGAACCATCTTTTTCCACAATGgatgtttaaaaaattaatatgagtAATATGATTATATTCTCACTTTGTATTGTATGCATTTATTTCTTAAGTTTAGTTGAAGGAATTGAACGATGTGGACATGTTGACTCTTGTTATCCAAGAGATGAGCAAGGAGTTCCCGACGTTAATGGAAACCCTAGTACTTGAAAGAGACCAGTTAGTATCTTCTTTGctatatagtattttttttttcccttgatgttaagttactttttttttaccttcATTTCGAATAGAATGATACGAGTATCCTTTTGTTTTACTACTCTAGCGTTTATTTAATCTTGTCtcataacaatgatgataactATGATAAAACATGTGCGCTAGTAACTAATGTACGGTAGTTGGTAGACACAGCCTTCTGTGTTGATAACACCATCAGTTGAAGTATAAACCCTATATTTTCGAAATTTATGGCAATGACTGCGGAGTCACGCTTATATGATGTGACCTTTGCAAAGACAAGGAAATTCCCGGTGAACTAGTATGACTTGTTGTTTTTATACAAATTGAGGTGGCAATTTCATCCTATTAACTTATAAATAGGTGAAAGGGGTTTTGTCATATCTTAAATGTGCCAAAAAGGGCACATTGTTAAACAAGAAAAAATGTGGCTGAAAATTGACCAAAGGATATTGTTGATTCATGCAACCTACCAAGCACACTGAGTACAAAATCTTAGGTAATTATTGTAACAGTGTTTTCTTGTAATCTCATTTAATACATACATTAGTTACAAATTACTTCTAAAATAACTTGATAAAAGTATTTCGGGACAACTTATGTTATCCTGTTTTGACCTCTTACCCCATGTATGAATGGCCCATTTTCCCCCCTGCAGTATTTAGCATGTAGTTGTGCTGGAATAGGATTTACGATATTGTATTTTCTGATGTGGTTTGTATGTAGGTACATGTCATCCAGCTTGCTGAAAGTAGCCCGTGAGCATAATTCTGTGGTCGCAGTTGTTGGGAAGGGGCATCTTCAGGGGATCAAAAAATATTGGACACAGCCAATAGAGGTTGGTGATTCTTTTTCTTGGAACACCCTAAATGCTGTACAGAGGTTTTTACACAAATTGCAGAAATATTTTATCTTGATTCTTTGCTAGGTTTATGCTAAAATTTTATATGCTCATTCTCATAATTCTGAGATATAATGCGACAGATTTAAATCCACTAAAAAACTATTTAACTGGCTTATAATTTAAAATGCAAATTGTGCCTGGCAGTGAATAGTCAAACTGCAAGTTATTTTCAGTTCAATTAATGCAATGGAGGGGTTGCTGCTCAAACACTGCCAGTTCCTTTTTTGGTTCATGGTGATTCTTAGTTTTTTATCCCTTGAAGATTTCTATGTTAATTTTGGCCAAAAAAAAACGTTTccattttaatatcttttattagATAAGTATATTAATTATTCTTCTCTTTGTCTCTGTGGCTATATTACTAAAGGAACACTTGTGATTATTAGATAAAAACTAAAGTACAAATGTTAGTGGGCGGCAATAGTTTCACACTTACGTTTGTTAAGTGTGTGGATGTATCTAACATGACTTTCATTTTTTTGAAGTTCATGCATAACTAGTATGTTCACATTACTTCATGAACTATTTAGGAAGTCCTGTGTATTTTAACAAACTTGGTGCGAATTTGGATACCATGGACCCACTTTTGTCAACTATCTTAGTTTACCTTTTTAATTCATTAGAGAAAAGTCACCAAGTTGGTTCATTTAACTTCAAATGATTGAAGTTGTTacccctaaaattctcaaatgaCTTGCGGGCATTTtgctttaaaaaggaaaattttcAGTCGTAACTTTAACATCGCTATGAGAACCACTAAGCTAAtcttatgattttttatttggCACCTGATTCAGATGAGAGAGCTTCTGGAGTTGCCATCAACAAAACCAACTGTTACAGTTTTTAAGGTTCTGTCAACTGTTGGAGCTGCTGTTGCTGGGGTGGCCATTATTTCTGGTATATATCTTTCCACCAGGAAATAACTTGACTACCCAATCCTTACAATCAACTCGCTTTTTTTAAGCTAGTCGTCGTTCACAGTAATTGAAACTTGCAACAAACGAAAGGAGAAATACACATTACACAGATACGACACAAACATGTGTTCcttttacttactttttttgtGTCAAGTTTGGCCTGTTACTGATTGAGGTCTTATAAtcatgaaactttttttttagtgcCTCAACATACATGCAAGTTTATGGTTTTGTGAAGCTTTGTTCAGTGTTTGATTATATTTCCATGTGgggttgtattttttttttatcttatcttTAATTCCTGGTTGTTATTAAGTTATTATCATTAGTTGATtatacaatatgtatttttggaATATAAAAACAACTGAATGAACGAATTACAAGAGCAAAAATTTTGTACGAAACTATAAAACTAGGTGACTAGACCAATAAAATGCATAGATATTTCTAAGTGCAGatgtttaaaatattaaatagaaGGAATGTGTATTTTTGGGCTATCAACTTCttagttgaaagaaaaagaaaacaaatgatttataatgtagtataaaagtaaaattttatAAAGCGTGTTAATCTCATAGTCCTTATTGTTACAATAAACATCCTAATAGAATATGATGAATAGTTGAATACCACCAACTAATCGTGTGAAACAGTTTCAAATGAACTGCTACTACCCAAAAACTTACGAGCACCTTAATTCAAAGTAAAATTTTACTAATAAAAAGTGCATGCAATCATCCTCAAATTCTTACTATTAGCTTTTGATCGTCACGAGTCAGTGTGGAATTCTTAAAATGTCCAGGAGTTTGATCTCAAGCGGTTCTTTCATCGTGATCCTGAAAGAAAGCAAAAGTAGTTAGTCAGACTCCTTGAGTCCTTGTCATGAAATAGACTGCATGTCGTTCCAAAATGAAATTGGGCCTCTCATAGTCAAACCCTGATGTTGTTCCATATGAAATTGGGCCTTTCTAGTCAAACCCTTTTCAAATGACGTCCAAGGTGACTTTTTGAGTTTGTTAACAATATCGCTGTCTCTTGGATTGCAAACGATCATTACAAGTCCAAGGCAGCTCTTAATTGTTTTCACATAAAACACAAACTAGAAATGATAAATTCCAAGTAAAAAAGTATCTGCTTtgacttttataaaatataaacactcaTTTTGTACCAAGGATGGAGTATTATAAGTAGACACAGAAGCATGTTTGCAAATCAGTGGGACTTGCAGAGTTGCAGCACTGGTCCGATTCATAAAggacttcttttttatttgaacgGCATAAAGCACTTCTTTACTAATCGATAATCATTAGACTAACATACAGCAGAGGCTCTCATTCAAAGATCATATTGCATCAGTCAATTACTACCTTAGAGATAATTACCACCTGAATGATTTACCTGTCTTAGGCTACACAGCTTTGGAGGCAGCCTTATCATCGAGTCTCTACAGAAAGGAATCTTATGGGTGCATTGCAATTAGTTCATCTATTTCACAACGCCGCAAAGCAATAACCATGGTTTCACTGTAAGGTGGTAAAATATTACAGCATTGACGACGTGGTGCAATCATCTGCAAGGGGAATAGGATTAACTTTAAATCACTTCCATGGAGTCAGATTTAGTGAAATACATATACTAGAAGTCTAGAGGTGTCAAATAGATAGCCAGGCGGGTCAAAAAACAGGGTGACTTTTGGTACATGTCAGAATTGTTGAATGAGGTTGAGttaacatgaaaacttcttTTTCTCATAAAAGTACCATCAAATGTGATAACTACATATCTACTATTTTAATACTAGCATAATTAGTATAATGATAGGATTTAGGAGGTTTATGCATTCAGATACGCTACATTTCATTTAAGCTGCTAGAGCACAAGCACACACAACATAACTCAAATCACCACTAAGTATAAATGGGCCGAAATCACTACCTCTAGAAATATGTAAATAATCATCAAGATGTATGCATACCTGTTCGGTGTCAGCATCAAACTTTCTAGAGAAAACTTTGATATTGGTTAAATCCTGTATCTTGTTACTTCTAGTGCAGTTCACggatatttttcttttatagagAGTGTAAGACCTGTTCTCATCTGGAATGACACCTTCCAAGAAGAAAATATCCGGGCTTTTGCACATATCTTTGCTATAATCTTGTGTGTTAAACATATGCAGGCTAGAAAAGAAGTTCTCTTTTCTCCTCCATGAGTTAAATGTTTTCTGCACCTGAATGAGATCCGGAAGCAATCGATTACCTTCAAACACCTGAACTGCATACCCCCACGAAACTGATACGGTGATTGAATTGGCAGAATCATAGCAAACAGTCTGCTGAAGGATCCTAGCAGGATCGTGTTTCACGGCTTTGAAAAGATGTTTGACTGCTTCAAGCTTGGTCAAACCTGGAAATATTGGATCAATGATGTCAAAGTGGTGAAGTGATAACAATGGTGACAATGGATGCGCGGCAAGGATTCCAAACATGTTGCCTCGAACATCAACCTGAAAGTGAAAACCGGTAAAGTCAAACttagaaaatcaacaaaatcTCACATCATCCATATAATCCTAAATCCTTGATAAAGCAATCTTAATCGTGTTTAACATCAGTCTGCTTTATAAAGTCATATAACATACAGTTTACTACAAGTAATTTCTTTGTGCATAATTGCATATCACTACCATATCTATGTGTCCTTCAAATAACTAATATCTCTAATATGTCTAAGACATACCATCTATATGTATTAAAATCAAAAAGCACAAAATATTGGTCGTAGTATATGAAAATTCAGGTCTTACCCCTAAACATTATTCTCAAAGTGAAATATACTATGAGAAGTTAGAAAAATGAGCATGTTAACTCTATATGCAAATAACTTTTAACCTTGTGTATGAACAAACAATTATTTGTACCTATTAACTTCCTAAATGCAATTTTGTAAAATAATCACTACTTTTTTTAACGCCAGCTCTACTCCAACTCCTAAATTACACCATATAATCCTAAATTCACCCATATGAGGGATTGAACATCGACTTCTCTCCGTGAGGCATAAGCCTCTACCTGGTAGGCTAACAAATACCCGTTGACTTTACAAAAGTCAAAGGGAACAGGGCAACAAAAAAACAACTATATCTTTACCTGATGAAACCCTGGTTCATATGTTAAGTGAACACCAAGTTCAACCAAACAAGAATAAATCCTAGAATCACTTCCATAAACATGTGGATATCTCATCAAACAAGAATCCAAAACCTTAGCCAAAACAACACCTAATGATCTACTAATCACAAAACCACCCCCACCAAACGCCATACCAAACGAATGCTGCGAATTCTGTTCGTAACTTTCCGAACCACTTCCAATATAATACCACTTATTATGATCATATTTCCTCAACACATTGACCAAATTCTCCTTAAAAAACACAGTATCATCATCTCCAAATACAAACCATCTTATATTGCCATCATTTTTATAGAATTCAACTGTTTCTTTAACTATCCGGGCTACCCGGATAGCTGACCGTAGTCCTTTTGGGAAAGTGTACGGAAAGCGTGACGTGTCTTTTGAGATGATAATCCTAGGAAGGGAAGAGGAATCAGAATCTTTGTCGGGGACAGAGTTATCGAGGAAAACCACGGCGTTGGTTGTGTTGGGGTTGTACCAAAGACAAATGTATGGTTTTCTGTTTTGGTATGAGTTGTGCGATGATGCTATGGAGAATGATAGGTGGTGTAGTGtggtgggtggtggtggtgtgacgGCGGTGGTGGGGGTAGGGACTAGTGGTGTCAGGGGGTGAGAAAGAAGGTAGAAGATGGAAAAAGTTGAGATTATTAAACACAtgtcttttatttttgatggtATTGTTTTGAAGAATACCgccattttctttatttttcacggcgacggtggtggtgatgatgattttgcAGGCGGTGGTGGCGATGGTTTTCAAGATAGTACTGTATTTAACAAGGTTTGAGTGAGAAAGGTACAAGTTAATAATGCATGACTCATAAGTTTGACGTTTGCTAACTTTGCTTATTTGTGTCAAAAGTGTTTTGCTAAGATGCTTTTCACAAGTTATTTTCCATGTGCAATACATGCCAACAAAAGATATAATGACTTTGAGATTAATTAAGGTGGCGTATTATAGTATTGGAAAAGTGAACATAGGACTCAGTGAAAAATTATTTACGTACtgaactttttaatattttaaataaatgtttaagcctttatgttttttatgttttaaaaaatagtattCGAGTGatttttttatctaatttgGATGCTTTAAAGCTTTATATTTTCTTCCCTCATATTGCATTGGGAGGAAATTCTCTTACATTATCCTACATGTTAGGGTAATTTTGACCCTTATATAAAtgaaaggtcaagattcaatcattttttaatcttgacctttgatttatTTAAAGGTCAAAATTTTCCAACTTGACTCAAATCGAGGAATTAACTTGAGAGAAACTCCTCCCGTAATATTATAGTAAGTAAGCATGTAAAATTAACAAttattcaatctttttttccCTATTCAAAATTATCGACATTGTTTTCAGATGATATCTACATGGCTTGAGGATCAAATTCTTgatctttctttttaaaatgtaaatatgtatTGGTTTTaggtaacaaaaaaaataagtattaaaataatacaATAGGTTTTCTTcattgaaaatcaccgtgcattatgaaaatcatcgtgcataaATTGCTTCATGAACACATCTAAATGGCATAATTTGTAATAGGTCCTTCTTATCCCTTTCTGGAATGGCTTGATATATTGACATtgaaaacaattgaaatttacTCTAAGATATTTTTCTGAGTTTGGACACTTTACCACTCTGTTTGTATCTATTTGAGTATTTCCAACTataattagatcacttgtatttgaGGGTTGTTAAAATATTACACTTGGGTGTTTTATTTTGGTTCTACAACAaactttgtattttattaaacataatcAATCATACATTTGAAAACTATATATTGTGTTCCTTTACCATTTACTttgttatattttgtattatataggttcaatcattttgttttttgttattaagTATATTCAATTAACTGAAATCTGGATCGTCTTACTGAACTGGTCCACCAGTTTAGTGAAGCTTGTCAGTCATTGTTATTGACATAAAGGTGTCTTCAAGTCTCCATATAGTTTAGGACTTACATTAtggtttcttaatcttttgtTGAAACATTTTAAGGCTAGTGATGCCGATGATGCTTATATTCTTGAACAAACTCTGGACAAATGGATAAGGTAGCACAAGACAAACCATTTAGACATAGACTTGGGAAATTGTGTGCAAGATGACAAGTTCTCATATGTCCTACCGATGGATGGTATTTCGACGGAGCTAATTACTCTAACGACTGAAGGGGTGATACTAGTGGTAGTAAGCGGGTTTGCATAGATGAGTTTAGCCACTGCACAAGGCTTCTTATTTTAAATGAGAACTCGATGCCTACGTACACTTCATCGCAAAGTAAGAACAAATTGCTGAACCAAGGAAAAGCAAACAATCGTTTATTGATTCCGTTGAGGAGTATAAGGTGGTgactttaaaagaaaaagaataaaggAGGCTCGCCCAAAAGAAGGAGGTTAAGCGTCATTAATGAATAATGAACGTGAAAAGCTCATCACATGAGATTTGCTACAATCTTAACTCGATTGGTAACAAGAAAAGGTGATTGATCAAGACATGAATGTCGAGCCTTGAACTCAGCCTTGCAACGTTGACACCGCGGACAAATACGGATGACCTCAGCCCGATTACTAGAATTGTTTGgttgttttattattgttattttagcATTGTTGTTTTCTTAATACCGTcgtattgtatttttaattttaatggtatttgtagtttttattatatgaagggatgaattttatttatttttattgaaaattgGAACCACACCCTTGAATTTGAGAAAAAATTATtacttttgttttctaaattaaaTGTGACATAGTCACATAGACTCATAGAGGATGCTAATTGGGATTAACAGTTTTTTgttaaaacttttcaaaatgcGACTTTAACAACCACACTCTTCACTCTTAGGCTACCTCCGCATGTTGCGTTTTCTTCAGTCGTTGTTTAGTTTCTTAATAAAAATTTGCTCATAGAAAAAATAGGTAACAAACATTCAGATTTGCCACTTCAAGAAAGTTTACGAGTGAATTCCAACTGTCGTAAATGTTGGGGTGGTTAACTACTAACTATAGTTGACTTTTCCTACGTAAACACTGTTGCAAAGTCATGAATGTTAGGTTGTTTCCAATCAACCTTTTTTTTCCaccaaaagtttatttttgttataaaagcCAACAAAAGTAAGCTAGAGTTATAATTCGTACACTattaatttttaacattatatcaTCGAATATGTTTTAAAGAATTGTACAATATAACTATATTATGTTATTCAATTAAGAGGTTGTGGATTAAACCTTTAATAACGAAATTTGATCAATTATTGAGCTTTTCATTAACTTTATCATTTTAAGAATTATATTCTAATTACCTTTAAGTTTTAGAAGCTTTCatcattgaaaaacaaaattttttataaaatacttttACACACTCTTACATCATATTTTTAAGGGATTATGACACtggaatgtaaccaactatgatttaatggttatataatgtagtgacctttcaaattAGCTATCTGATGCAAGTACcttcaatttttgtttttttaatgtattctACCGGGTAACATCCTATTTGTAATCGGTAATACCACGTTGGACATAAAAAGGAATATAGATTaaggcaccggagtgtaaccaacaaTGAGTGAATGGTTATGTAATATATTAACCTACGAAAGTGttaaaattaatgtaaaaactTCTCTGTTTTGTTTACTCGATGTATCCTACCGGGTTACTCTGACGACTTTATACTCTGGTCATCTCCTCCGGCTAATTTCCGGAACTATCTTCGGTAACAACAATTTTTCCCGGAGAGCAAATGTGAAACTGTAACTCAATGTCTAACTTCAATCCTGAACAAAAATCAACcctagatatagatagatgcaTATATACTTTTATTGATTTCAGAACACGATTCAATAATAATCATACTCAAACCTTCATCCCCAAATCGGATTGTGTTATGATCACTCCATCATCGTTAACCTTAAAGATGCGGCCATCCCATCCCCACCACAATCAAGATCCAGCAACTTTGGTTTACAACGGGGTAAAAGGGGGGATTTTGACAGAGAATGACAACGATGGTTGTCTGGGTAGCGGCTcgcatttgtttattttattggtgGCAATCAGCGGTGGCACGTCTTCGGATGTGGAGACGGTGAAGAGATGGTTGCACCTcttgaatggaagaaaaaaCGAGACCGAGACCACCCACTACAACCTTGTAAGAGTCTAAGACCATCCACCATCCATTTCGTCAGAGTTCATAACCCACAACCGTAACCATGACCGTACAATAGGTCAACCGGTacatgaaaagtacaaaaatgagaggttcttacattagatagccagttttaaagatcaatacataacataaccattaagtcatagttggttacactctagTACCATAATCCCAAAGTAAAACTAACATTGTTACCGGCTACCGGTACTACAGGTCAAccgatacattaaaagaacaaaaatgaaaaatacttacatcagatagccaatttgaaaaatcactacattacataactattgagtcatagttggttacactccaaTGCCATAATCcctatttttaaaagaaacttTTGAAATATACTAGATTTTGAATGCTCTAAGACAATAGGTTAGAAGTACATAGAAGTACAATTAGTTTGCATAGTACCAGTACGTACGTTACAAAGGTCCATATAATAAACAGAAGAGATGGCCAAATCCCGATACTTAACCGACCTAGCTTGAATTGAAGTTGCTGGACATGTAGATATGAATTATGATTCGCTTGAGAGGTATATATATCAAACTCTTAATCCCtttttagttgagttaatgattttgaagaattttgtatatatataaataggttttaggtaaaataatactaaaacaaataattaaataaaataataggtttttattcgccgtgcatcatgaaaatcatcgtgcatcaattggtTCGTGaatctttttacatcaatttaaccatgatttaaaggtcaagattttgtattatttgttctattttgatacttgttttacaatactcaacccacatatatatatatatatatatatat includes the following:
- the LOC122585164 gene encoding uncharacterized protein LOC122585164, whose product is MAVFFKTIPSKIKDMCLIISTFSIFYLLSHPLTPLVPTPTTAVTPPPPTTLHHLSFSIASSHNSYQNRKPYICLWYNPNTTNAVVFLDNSVPDKDSDSSSLPRIIISKDTSRFPYTFPKGLRSAIRVARIVKETVEFYKNDGNIRWFVFGDDDTVFFKENLVNVLRKYDHNKWYYIGSGSESYEQNSQHSFGMAFGGGGFVISRSLGVVLAKVLDSCLMRYPHVYGSDSRIYSCLVELGVHLTYEPGFHQVDVRGNMFGILAAHPLSPLLSLHHFDIIDPIFPGLTKLEAVKHLFKAVKHDPARILQQTVCYDSANSITVSVSWGYAVQVFEGNRLLPDLIQVQKTFNSWRRKENFFSSLHMFNTQDYSKDMCKSPDIFFLEGVIPDENRSYTLYKRKISVNCTRSNKIQDLTNIKVFSRKFDADTEQMIAPRRQCCNILPPYSETMVIALRRCEIDELIAMHP